A region of the Myxococcus stipitatus genome:
CTGTCGGCACTGAGGCAGGTGCGCTTCGTCATGAAGGATGGGAAGGTCGTGGTCGCCCCCGTCGAGGAGGCCAGGCAGGTCACCGCCCCCGCGCACTGACGGGAGCGGAGGCCTCGAAGAGGGTCCCTCCAAGAGCGGCCAAAGGGGGAGGACCCGCGACGTCGACGCCGTAGCGCGGTGAAGAAGCTCGAGCCCCGGGGCTTGGGGCGAGAGATTCCCCACGACGGCATCGCGACGAGGGGAGCGAGCCCAAACAATGCAGGCCGGCGCTGGCACCACCACGTCGCCGGAACTCAGCGAGACGGATGTAACGCCAGGGCTGACTTCTCCTACCGGCGCCGCGCCAGGTCGACGGGCGCGTAGTAGTGCCGGGCGCCGAGCGCGTCGACGCGCCGCCAGAAATCCTGGCCGACGGCCAGACCGCTCGCGTTCTTCTCGGCCGTCTGTCGCCACATCGCCCAGGACTCAGGGTGCAGCCGGGTCGCCTCGGAGAACTCGGCCGCGGCCTCATCGGCCTGCCCTTCCCTCAGCAAGGCCTGCCCCAGACGAAAGTGCGCGTGGGCTTCGGAGATCCCCACGTCGGGAACAGTCAGCCGCGCCATGACCGCCTTCTCGTCGAGGGCGTACGGGCTCGCGCGACCACGGGCCGCCCAGTCGCGCACGGCGTCGAGGTACGCCGCCTTCGTCCGGTCGCGCGCCTCTCGCGCCGCCTCCGGCATCGCGAAGCTCTTCCGATCCATCGCTCGGAAGCTGTCCGTCATGCCCGCGGGCTCGGGCGGTCGTACCATGTGTCCGGTCTCGTCGATCCAGACGGCTTGCGGCACGTTGACGAGGTTGTACGACTCCGCGGTGAGGTGGTCGCGGTCGATCAGACACGGGTAACCGGGTGAGGCCGCCTCGAGCCAAGGCCGGGCCGCGTCGGGCTGGTCCAGCGCGACCGCCAACACCGTGCCACCGTGCTTCTCGATGGTTTCGTGGAGCGACTGCCAGACGGGCAAGTCACCTCGGCAGCCGCACCACGAGGCCCAGGTAACGAGGAAGACCTTGCGGCCTCGGTAGTCGGACAGTCGATGCAGCCGCCCCTCCAGGTCGGGCAATACGAAGTCCGGCGCCTGCAGGGAGGTCAGCGCGGCGGCACGGCGCGATGCGTCCTCGCCGAGCACCCAGAGGTTCCCCGAGCGGCTGTGTACGACAGGCCAGCCCGCCTGCCGCCACACGCCAGCCACGTCGAGGCGCTCGCCAGCAACCAGACGCCGGTTCCCACGAGGGATGGGCATACACGTTTCGCCTCGGCACAGGCCCTCGGGCTTCCACAGCCAGCCGGTGGCACGCTCGAGCTCTCCCATGTCCAGCCAGAGGGCGTCGCCGTCGGCCGTCGCGCGCATGAGGCGCGTGTCCTGCGATTCATGAATCACTCGAATCCCGCTCGTCATCGGAACTCTCCTTGGCTTGAGTCGTGGCCACACCGTACGCGGCGGAGCGAGCCAGGGCGTGCCCGATGCTCGCGCTCTCTTGCCTGATTCTCTCCAAGTGCGCAGAATCGGTTCGAATGCCCGCCAACCTGTCGAAGCGAGTGGACGAGACGCTCCAGGAGTGCCTCCAGCGGCTGACCGAGTACGCGCTGCGGCTCGTCCCACCATCGACGTCGCAAGCCGCGCAGCTGGTGGCGCCGCGCCGTGGCCTGTACCTGCTGCGGCAGCACCAGCGCACGGAGTTCGAGGCCACCATCTACTCCCCGATGCTTTGTCTGATTCTCCAAGGGTGCAAGGAGATGACCTTCGGTGAGCACCACTTTCGCCTGCGCGCCGGCGAGTGCGCGCTGGTGAGCCATGACCTGCCGATTGTCTCACGCGTCCGTGATGCCCCCTATCTGGTGTTGCTGCTCGACATCGAGGTCGACGTGCTTCGGAGCCTCTACGAAGACACCGGCGAGAAGGTGATGGCCGCGACCGAAGCGCGGGCGGTCGAGGTGCATCAGGCCGACTCGCACCTGCTCGACGCCATGGGCCGCTATCTCGCGCTCGCGGAGTCCGACACCGACGCGCGGGTGCTCGGACCGATGTTGCTCAGGGAGCTCCACTACCGCCTGATGATGGCGCCGGTCGGTCACATGCTGCGGAGCCTGCTCCGGCACGACAGCCACGCGAGCTCGATCTCCCGTGCCATCGCGCTCCTGCGGCGAGACTTCCGTTCGCCGATGGTGGTGGAAGAGCTGGCGCGCGAGGTAGGGATGAGCGTCTCGTCCTTCCACAAGCACTTCAAGGCCGTCACCACGACTTCGCCGCTGCAATACCAGAAAGGCCTGCGCCTGCTCGAGGCGCGGCGGATGCTCGTGGCGGGCGCGGCCTCGGTGACCACGGTCGCGTTCGAGGTCGGCTACGAGAGCCCCAGCCAGTTCAGTCGGGAGTACACACGAAGGTTCGGACGCCCGCCAAGCCAGGACGTGGCCCCCAGGGCACACGGCGCCTCTTGACGCGCAGCGCGTCACCGCTCCATCAATACTGGATTTACTTAATATTCTTGATTTATCTTGAGAAATGACTCGCATCGCGCTAGGAGTGTCATGTCGTCAAAACAGCCTGTTTCCGTGAATGGGAGCAGTCACGATGATTCGAAACATCATCTGGGTAGTAGTGTGTCT
Encoded here:
- a CDS encoding AraC family transcriptional regulator — translated: MLALSCLILSKCAESVRMPANLSKRVDETLQECLQRLTEYALRLVPPSTSQAAQLVAPRRGLYLLRQHQRTEFEATIYSPMLCLILQGCKEMTFGEHHFRLRAGECALVSHDLPIVSRVRDAPYLVLLLDIEVDVLRSLYEDTGEKVMAATEARAVEVHQADSHLLDAMGRYLALAESDTDARVLGPMLLRELHYRLMMAPVGHMLRSLLRHDSHASSISRAIALLRRDFRSPMVVEELAREVGMSVSSFHKHFKAVTTTSPLQYQKGLRLLEARRMLVAGAASVTTVAFEVGYESPSQFSREYTRRFGRPPSQDVAPRAHGAS
- a CDS encoding redoxin domain-containing protein; the encoded protein is MTSGIRVIHESQDTRLMRATADGDALWLDMGELERATGWLWKPEGLCRGETCMPIPRGNRRLVAGERLDVAGVWRQAGWPVVHSRSGNLWVLGEDASRRAAALTSLQAPDFVLPDLEGRLHRLSDYRGRKVFLVTWASWCGCRGDLPVWQSLHETIEKHGGTVLAVALDQPDAARPWLEAASPGYPCLIDRDHLTAESYNLVNVPQAVWIDETGHMVRPPEPAGMTDSFRAMDRKSFAMPEAAREARDRTKAAYLDAVRDWAARGRASPYALDEKAVMARLTVPDVGISEAHAHFRLGQALLREGQADEAAAEFSEATRLHPESWAMWRQTAEKNASGLAVGQDFWRRVDALGARHYYAPVDLARRR